CCCGGCGCGATTCGCTCCAGCGCCGTGATCATTTTGCCGTCGGCGACCTGGATCTGAATCGTCCAGGTATTTTCCGGCCCGGGGATGAAGCTCACGTATTCCGGCGCCGTCGGGTCGGTGACGTCCAAGATGCTCCAGCCGCGATGCCAAAGGTGGGCCATGTAAAGATACCAACGGCCGCCAACCTCCTGCATCGCCAGCTTGAAGGCCGGCTTGCCGTTGATATCGTGATAGCCGAGGGACTCGATGTTGTGAGCGAAAAAGGGCGTCACGGCTGATCCGACATGAGGTTCTGTCGTCTAAGAGCGGAGAAATAGCCGCTAACCGTGGCTATGTCAATCGTGAATGTTGTGGAACGAACCCTGGGAACGAATCCAACGAATGAGCCATGGGAGTTTTTTTCATTAATGATGCTGGACCAGTTCGGCTTCTTGATGGTGTTGAGATGAATCCTCAGGTCCAACTTCCTCCCGGTGTTCGTTGCGGTAGGAGACCGTCAAAAATCTCAGAAGCTGAAAGGCGGCCTCTCGGTTGTGCCGGTTGTGAACCATGCGCGGCAGGCCTCTTTTGCCGGGCGCAAGCACGCCGCGCTGCTGCCAGATCGGATTGTCGAGGCTGAAAAGGTCGTAAGTTCGGCGTTCACCTTCAAACACATGGCTGTAGGGCAGGGCCAGTGCTATGAGGTAAGCCTTCCAGTGGTCCTCCTTCTGTTCTCGGAGCCAAGCCGCAAGCTGCATGTAAGCCTGCCATATGGTCGGGTGATGGGCCACACTCGATTCCCTGATTTTTTGTCGCTCGGCTGCGCTAAGCAGGGCGATTTCCTTCGGTCGAACCTGACCGAGCTCACCGACGAACTCGACCAGATAGTCCAAGACCTCGGAGTAGGATCCTTCCGTGAGATCGGGGAACGAAAGACAAAGTGAATCTACGAGCGTTCCGAAGGTGAGCATTTTCGCGCTGTGCTTCGACAGTTGGTTGCTGAGGATTTCAACGTTTTGAGCGCCCAAAACGCTCGACTGCTCCATCAGCTCGCGCGCGAGCCTGGAATGGATATTGAGAGATCGAGTCTTGGACTCGATGTAACGCGCGGTCGTAGACGCCATCCGCCAACCCAAGAAGTTGTAGACGCAGAAGCGATGGGCCTCACGTTGGAAGTCGTCCGTATAAATCACGAGGCCATAGGGCCGGTTGGGGTTATAGTTGCCGATTTTTTCCGAGCCGGTTTCGGCTTTCCACCGGAGATAGCCTTGGTGCAGTCGAATGATCGCGTGGTGACGGTGGTTGCTGTCCGGGCGCGTCGCCACACCCCGGTAGATCCTGAGTTGTCTTCGTTCCTGAACGTAAACCCAGATAGTTTCGCCCGCCCGCAGGTTCCACATGAGCTGCGGGCATTCGAAGCGATTGGCCTCTATATCGGTCATCATCGCCGCGATTTGCTTCTCGCGCAGGAACTCCTTACGGCCCGCCGTGGTTTCCTTGACGCCCCTTTGG
This DNA window, taken from Candidatus Binatia bacterium, encodes the following:
- a CDS encoding DNA sulfur modification protein DndB — protein: MNSIDADVASFVVRWDSEIPPHLNSCRPFFLDDTDIIFRHPPADVLGEDGRVLISGAIEFQTQIHAGLLTDVCEPNELYKPELRSTQRFRCVYDPDIQRGVKETTAGRKEFLREKQIAAMMTDIEANRFECPQLMWNLRAGETIWVYVQERRQLRIYRGVATRPDSNHRHHAIIRLHQGYLRWKAETGSEKIGNYNPNRPYGLVIYTDDFQREAHRFCVYNFLGWRMASTTARYIESKTRSLNIHSRLARELMEQSSVLGAQNVEILSNQLSKHSAKMLTFGTLVDSLCLSFPDLTEGSYSEVLDYLVEFVGELGQVRPKEIALLSAAERQKIRESSVAHHPTIWQAYMQLAAWLREQKEDHWKAYLIALALPYSHVFEGERRTYDLFSLDNPIWQQRGVLAPGKRGLPRMVHNRHNREAAFQLLRFLTVSYRNEHREEVGPEDSSQHHQEAELVQHH